In the genome of Populus nigra chromosome 19, ddPopNigr1.1, whole genome shotgun sequence, the window GCACCTGAACTTCTCTACAAGTCACTTGCCACAAAGCTTGTTGTTGGGATGCCTTTTAAGGTATGTTCTGACCTAATTCTATTGCATTGAAAGAGTGGTGTCTTGAAGATGATTTCTGAatccataattgtttttattggcACAaatatttctgtttaggatttgGCAACAGTTGATTCAATATTATTGAGAGAGCTCCCACCGGTGGATGATAACGATGCCGTAAGAACCCTTACTTTAGAATTAGATGAATTTACTAGACAGTCAGAATAACTTGATATTTATACTGTATCATGACTAGCGGCTAGCGCTCAAAAGGCTGATAGAAGTTAGTATGGGGGTAATAGCTCCTTTATCAGAGCAGCTAACAAAGCCATTACCCAATGCCATGGTTCTTGTCAACCTTAAGGAGCTGTCAACTGGGGCATACAAGCTTTTGCCAGAAGGTACCACTTTTCCGCAATTGTCACATTGTTGGATTCTTATGCTCAATGTTTTCATTTATTCTATTTTCTGTGCtgaattttattgaaaactTTTGAGTTTTACCTCTCAGGTACTCGCTTGGTTGTGTCTTTGCGTGGTGATGAGCCCTATGAAGAACTGGAAATTCTTAAACACATTGATGCCACGATGCTTCTTCATGATCTACCCTTTTCAGAAGACAAGATTGGCAGGGTGCATACAGCAAGAAGGTAATACTGCTCTTcacttgaattttataatatggTCATTAACTGAAGCAGTAAGATAATAACAAGCGCTCAGTACATCTACATTCAGATAATGTTTGCCTGAGAGAAGCCTTCTTTGTTAAaccatttttttgttgattgctTCAACCTTCAACTACTTGCCTGTTGGTCATTTATGTCAGCAGTGTTAATTATATTGCTGAATAGACCCAAACTAATGCCTAGGGTGTACCTAGTGACTCAACATGATATACATGATTCATCTCTATTTTCAATTCTCTCtgttgttcatttttttttataatatatttgtgTGTTATTTTCTAATTGCAACAGGATTTTTCACTGTCTTGGGAACACTCCCTAGTCCTGACAGTCCAAACTCTATCTTGGCTGCAGGTTATTTGAGTATCTTGCAGAAAATGCTTTGAATGTCCCCGTGATTCACCATCTTCAGTTTCCAAAAGGGATCCACAGGTAATCATGAAGCTTACAATATTCATTGAATGCGATGCatgcatgatttattttagcttatactattttcttctctttgcaGGGATGAACTGGTCATTGGTGCTGGCACAAATGCTGGAGCTCTTTTAGTAGATGGTCTAGGAGATGGTGTCCTAATAGAAGCCCCAGACCaggattttgattttctcaGAAATACATCTTTCAACTTATTACAAGGTTGCAGAATGAGAAATACAAAGACGGTATGAAGgtttccaaaaaaagaaaaaacacacaaaaagcAGATGTGTTGACTTGCTTAGAGATTAAGgtcttattaattaattgatttgctTAAATCTCATCAGGAATATGTCTCATGCCCATCATGTGGAAGAACTTTGTTTGATCTTCAAGAGATAAGTGCACAAATACGAGAAAAGACATCACACTTGCCTGGTGTCTCGGTGAACAACCAATACCTTTGaattatcatttgatttatgttGATTAGCCTTATTTTCCGATAAAAGATGTAATTTGTCTTCTTACGTTTCTTTCTTAGATCGCGATCATGGGTTGCATTGTGAATGGCCCTGGGGAGATGGCTGATGCAGATTTTGGGTATGTCGGTGGTGCTCCTGGAAAGATTGACCTTTATGTTGGGAAGGTAATAATGCTATCCTGCTTTGAAATTCATATGGGCATTTATCAATCTATGCTGATGAGTAACTTAAATCATTAACATCTGAAGGTGAGTATGATATCATTTAGTTTATGGATCTTTGAACCTACTAGCCTAAACTTGTGCAGGATGCTCCAAAGTTTGCCATCTTCCTGCTGAGTTCATTCTATTAAGTGTGTTGGCCTGTCCATTGACTAGCTTAACCTTTTAGGCTGGATGTTCTAAcgattgtttaaaatatatgaattcaacaaacaataacaatgtGGTAGACTTCAGTACTGCATAGAACCCCTGCCcttgacaaacctgaaacaccgGTTTCTCTTTCGCGGacacatgtttttttacctttaaagtcTATTTGCTTATTGCGTCTGGTAGGCCATGCTTGGAAGTTTTAGTGTTGTTGCAAACATTTTATTGCCCAGAATGTCTTGTTCACAACTAGAAAGGTTTATGTGGCATGATACTGATGCTTGTCGGCATATATTTCTCCGACTCTTCACGGATTAAACGGCCATCACTCTGCCATTTTATAGTTACCATGATGAATCATTAATAGCATGCTCTCAGATATCACTTGGCCATTTTATACTTGCCATGATGAATCATTAATAGCATGCTCTCAGATAGATAAAGGAATCATGCCTAATTTGAGAATGCAGTTGGCTGGCATGCATGATAGTAGATTAGGGTTAAAAATGTGGTACGAGGTTTGTTCTTGATGTTGAATGATTGATGGTCTCAGACGGTGGTAAAGCGTGGAATTGAAATGGAGTATGCCACCGATGCATTGATCCAGCTTATTAAAGATAATGGCCGCTGGGTAGACCCTCCTCCGGCAGAAGAGTAAACTGATGGTTTCAGTCGACAGATAGGAATAAACAAAGAAGGCAATCTCATCATTGTTATCCTGTTGCTGTGTGTCCcaataaggaaaggaaaacaagTCTCCATGCAATTTATTATGATGTATCTCATCCTCTATTTGTACACACCAACAATTTCTTGATTCCTCAATTATACATAGCAGTTACTCATTTTCAGGCATTTTTGgaccttttttttctaaaaaaaatcatttccatTCACTTGTTGAGAATAGGGAATAATTCTTtcatagaaataaataatttgatatttttatattttgagctAACATTTTTCACATGTGCTAGTAaaaattcgatttttttttcttaaacattaaatataaataaaattttaaaaaataggagaTAGTTTGGAAAGGTCCCAGTATTTTGTTGAGGGCGCTAAAAAAATCGTAAATATTTGCTAGATCAAATTCAATGAGTTAGTTCTAGGAACCGCACTAGGATTATCTATGTAAAattcatatgatttttatagggcttccaaaaaaatttgagataatTGCAACctggtttctattttttataatttattaagttttattattattattattattattattttattaatgtgggtgtccggctCAATTGACATGCATCTCAACTAATCTCTCAATTTGTatgcatctcgactaatttcatgaactctgaagttaatgatcatgtaaaccTCCCGTGACTATCATATTAATAGACCattatattagtaattataaGGTTCgaatttgaaatcataaaaaaaaaaaaatttaatttgaagtttttacCATTAGAATACCgactagataaataaaaaatatttctataagAGAATGCCTATCTTTTAACACTTTTAGAATCGGTCGACTTTTAGAATCGGTCGGCCTGTGGAATCgcctcacctttttttttcttttagcaaGTGAATTATACTCCATGATAAATAGAGTTTTTGGGATTCCAGCAAAATTGATACAAcacaatattcaattaaaaaaatatattattattaaaaactattacaaaactttaataataatattattaatataattaaaaaatcttgacaagataaatttatttaaagatattaatataattttaaacagtTTCTGCAACTCACTCTagtaatattattgtaatttttttaatattattaaatttatctcgTGCGTGCGACTCtagaatttttttctctctctctaggtaattttatatagttgtaAATGACTTCTATGATATATATAACGTTTTAAAttgtggtatttttttaaatattttttttttgcaatgtattattattatttttattattatgctaGAATCCTAAATCCTATAATTATTCTTCGGGCTTGCCCCTATTTTGcgataaactgaaaagaaagcccaaaaaaatgtgtaaatcatgaaagtaataaaaatcataaaaataatagaacatTAATATTCATGGCTAAAaagaaaggatgaaaaaaatagaatcgTAACCTCCTCAATATACagaaatcataatcataatgagcaaaaagaattaaatttaagaatatagaaataataattcaGATTCAGAGAATCTCTCTTCTAGCAGCATAACCATAATCAGACCTTCGAATGTTATCTTGTCTCTTCTTATAAACCAATCCTCCAAATCCAACCATACACGCCGCCACTATCACTCCCACTACTATCCCCGCCTTCTTCCCTCCGCTCATTCCCTTCGATTCTCCTTCACCCTCACTGCCTTCACCCCCACTTCCTGCTTCCACATTGTTGCTGTGATTGATCTCGCTCCCTTCCGCCGGCGCTGATGCAGGTGCTGAGCCTGGAACAACGGACGGAACCAGATCTGAAGGCGGTGGTGCTGGTGGGGATGCCAATGGCGAATCTGACGGAGATCCAATTTCTGGTGAAGGAGATGGAAGAGGAGGAGATAGAAATGGTGAATTGGCGGGGGCGGCGGATTCTTCGGTAGACGGAGATGGAGACGGTGACTGTTCAGGTGTTTccgcggaggaggaggagatttgCAATAAGAACAAGGCTAAAACAAGCACTAATCCAGTGATGCTACCCATATTTGAATCTGAACTAGGAAAtggccagagagagagagagagagagttgagcGAGTTTGGTGAGCGCAGCAGTAGATCTAGAGGGGGAAGGAAGTTTAAATAATAGACGGGTTTTTATGTAATCGCGTGAGGGAAGTGTGTGAAAGTGATCGAATACTTCGTACCTCTACTCTTATTATTCTGATAGTTCCGTCCTTgttcttttatgttttctaattgtaCCCTCCATTATCGCGATCACCATTATTCTTTTAGGATATCTTACCGCGCAGGAGGAAGGATGGCAGTAGGAGAGTCTGGAGATTAGAGGGATGAAATATAATATAGTACACTGCAATAATTAACCGACAACGAGATTGATGCCACCTAACGGAATTGTGTTTAAGATCTAAGTAAATTGattaataagataataaaatatgattattaAGGATAATTACTTTTAGGATATCACGGTAAATGCGGGATGCGATTTCTTTTTCGTACGATATTTATagagtttagtttttatttatttatttaaaagccAGCTAACGCTATTTTGTGGTTGGAACACAGGGCGCGTATCTTGTTTATTTGTAGGatcgaaatttaaaaaaaaatcataatttttaatatattaactctattaaaaacttatttttatttaatacattttatgtctatttcttttctctaaaaGTATCCAATAAACaccatagattttttttttttttttttgcaattttgatCTTCGTTGCCTTCTTGTCTCTAAGATAAGATAATTGTATGGTTAAGAAAATACATATCCTAAATATGAATTTTGAAGGTGGGAGACTTGATGGTTGTGAACCCGAAGTGCTTACCACCGAAGCAAATGAATAGATTAGGTTTATTGGTTTTAgtgtttctaaaatattttaaaaaaaattaatttttttttatttttttaattttaaattaatattttttggtgttttcagataattttaatGAGCTAatgacaaaaattattttaaaaaaataaaaaatattattttaatacatttccaaataaaaaacattttaaaaaacaatcttaacCATACTTTCAAATACGCTCGGTAAAAAGCAAAAGGTGAACGAAGCAAATGAATAGATTAGGTTTATTGGTTTTAGcgtttctaaaatgtttttgaaaaaaattaatttttttattatttttttgttttaaattaatattttttgtgttttcagataattttgatgagctgatgataaaaattatttttaaaaaataaaaaatattattttaatgtatttctaaaaaaaaatactttgaaaaacaatcacaaccatACTCTCAAATACCCTCGACAAAAAGCAAAAGGTGGGCATTGGCCCTTGCTTGGAGGCAAATcttccattttgtttttcttttatttggcaATATCATGTAATGGACTCCCACTTTAAGTTGATCGCAAGTGTAGTTAAAATTAAGTAAATGGCAAGTTGACCCCTTAGATTATGCCGCACTTTGTCACGTGGAAAGAAGAAGGAGTGGGCTGTTggttatttaaattcaaatccGAAATTATCGCTACGAGTTTCAACGCACCGTTTCATTGAGATTGATGCTCATCGTTTCAAAGATGTATCAGC includes:
- the LOC133679593 gene encoding classical arabinogalactan protein 10-like; translated protein: MGSITGLVLVLALFLLQISSSSAETPEQSPSPSPSTEESAAPANSPFLSPPLPSPSPEIGSPSDSPLASPPAPPPSDLVPSVVPGSAPASAPAEGSEINHSNNVEAGSGGEGSEGEGESKGMSGGKKAGIVVGVIVAACMVGFGGLVYKKRQDNIRRSDYGYAARREIL